CCCAGCGCAGCGACATTTCCATCGAGCGCTTGGCTTCATCATGAGTAGCCGGGTAGGGCGTGCACTCATCGAAGATCATCACCACGTCCGAGCCCAGCGAGCGCTGCACCGCCATCGATTCTTCCGGCCCCATGAAGACCTTGGAACCGTCGACCGGCGAGCGGAAGTGCACCCCTTCCTCGGTGATCTTGCGCGTCTTGCCGAGCGAGAAGACCTGGAAGCCGCCGGAGTCGGTGAGGATCGGCTTGTTCCAGTGGGCGAAGTCATGCAGGTCGCCGTGTGCTTCGATGACCTCGGTGCCCGGGCGCAGCCACAGGTGGAAGGTATTGCCGAGAATGATCTCGGCGCCGATCTCCTCGACCGACTGGGGCGTCATGCCCTTGACGGTGCCGTAGGTGCCGACCGGCATAAAGGCCGGGGTTTCCACGGTGCCGCGGGGGAAACTTAGGCGGCCGCGGCGGGCCCGGCCATCGGTGGCCAGGCGCTCGAAGGTCATGAAGCATTCGTTACGCATGAAGGCTGTCTCGTATCAAGGCTCTCGACAAGGGGCGGGTGACAAGCATGGCCCGTCCGTCATGAGAGCGCCAAAAGAAGGGTGGCCCGACGCGCCGGGCCCTGGCTAACGGGGGTATTTGGATATTGCCTGCCGGATATCGACTGTCGAACGTCGCTAGGTGGCGTCGGCGCGGGTCAGGAACATGGCGTCGCCATAGCTGAAGAAGGCGTAGCGCTCCTCGACCGCGGCCCGGTAGGCGTTCATCACCGGCTCGAAGCCCGCGAAGGAGGCCACCAGCATCATCAGCGTCGACTCCGGCAGGTGGAAGTTGGTGACCAGCGCATCGACGCAGCGCCATTCATAGCCTGGGTAGATGAAGATGTCGGTCTCGCCGCTGTAGGGCGCGATCTCGCCTGCCTCTTTGTTATCTCCCGGGCTCTTCATGCAGGCCGATTCCAGGCAGCGCACGCCGGTGGTGCCCACCGCCACCACCCGGTTGCCCCGCGCCTTGGCCTCGCGAACCTTGGCGCAGGCGGCCTCGTCGACCTCGATCCACTCGCTGTGCATGTGGTGGTCGCGGATGTCGTCGGCGCGCACCGGCTGGAAGGTGCCGGCGCCCACATGCAGGGTGACGAAGGCGCTCTCGATGCCTTTCTCCGCAAGCGCCGCCATCATCGGCTCATCGAAGTGCAGGCCGGCGGTGGGGGCGGCTACCGCACCGTCGCGGCGCGCGTAGACGGTCTGGTAGCGCTCGCGGTCGGCCAGTTCATCCTCGCGGGTGATGTAGGGCGGCAACGGCATGTGGCCGTGGGCCTCGAGCAGCGCGATCAGCGGCGTTTCGCCGAGAAAGCGCAGCTCGAACAGCGCATCCTGACGGCCTTCCACCACCGCCCGCACGTCGCCCTCGAAGATCAGTTCGGTGCCCGGCTTCGGCGACTTGCTGGCGCGAATGTGCGCCAGGCCACGGTGGGCATCCAGCGGCCGCTCGAGCAGCATCTCGACGCGCCCACCGCTGGCTTTCTGGCCGTGCAGGCGGGCCGGGATCACCCGGGTGTCGTTGAATACCAGCAGATCGCCCGGCTCGAGGATCTCGAGCAGGTCCGGGAAGCGGCGGTGGTCAAGCGCCTCCGAGGCGCCATCGACGCACAACAGACGGCAGTCACTGCGACGCTCGGAGGGATAACGGGCAATCAGCTCGTCGGGGAGCTCGTAATGGAAATCGGCGCGCTGCATGGGAGATATCGACTCGGGCTAGCAAAAGCGGTGCAGTAATGGCACTGGGCCATTCGGACAAGGCGCCTAGGATACCCGTTCCCGCCAGTGAAGTCAGTCGCTTGCGATGCGTTTATGATTGACCTGTGGGGCGTCTGCCGTATAATGCGTCCCCGCTGCCGGCGTGGCGGAATTGGTAGACGCAGCGGATTCAAAATCCGCCGCTGGAGACAGTGTGTCGGTTCGAGTCCGACCGCCGGCACCATAACATCAAGCACTCACTTCTCTCCCCTCGAGTCTTGATGCCCTCAGCACCCTCGTAAGTATCTACAGCCTGCCACCGAATCTCGGTGCCTGTGTATTTCCCATGCGCATTTTTTCTTGCCGCCATGATTGGCAGCGAGACGCTCTACACGTGCTATCCGTGCCCGCCTGACGGGCGCTCGGTGCAGTTTCATGTTCCCCGACCTTCGCGGCACCCGCTCTCATTTTGCTGTGATAGGCTTGAATCAGTACAAGTCCATATACAGTCGCCCTGCATCCGGTCGGCAAGCCAAAGCAGGTTCGCCGCAAGGTTGAGCGCAGGGAGAAGCCGTCGCACAAGCGACGGTGGCAGGCAGCCATGACGTATGGAAGAGGGGCTAGTGATCGAAGAAGCGGGGCAGGTAAGCCCAGAGATAGAGAAGGCGCGTAAAGCGTTTAAGCCAACGGGAACGGCTACCGACTAGCCAAGAGGGTTGTGGATAGGTGGGGTTAGGGTGAGGTAGGTGATATATAAATTTATTATGAGTTTGTAAATGGGGGCAGGGATGGCAGTTAAAGAAAGTAAAAGTAAAGAAAGTGAAATATTAAAAAAAGCATTTTTTGTTACTCCCATCGGTCCACATGGATCAAAAATAAGAAGAGCAACTGATGGACTGATTGATTCAGTTGTAAAGCCTGTTGTTGAGAGTTATGGGTATAAGTGCGTTGCCTCTCACCAAGAGTCCGAGCAAGGATCAATATCGCAAAGAGTTATTGAACACTTAATAGATGATGATTTAGTTATTGTTAATCTAACTGGTCTTAATTCGAATGTTATGTACGAGCTGGGCATTCGGCACTCGACAGGAAAGCCTGTAATACTGATCTGTGAGAATGGTACGGACCTTCCATTTGATATGTACGATCAGAGGACAATTTTTTATTCTGATGATATGCAAGGTGGCCTTGATTTAAGTCAGAAGCTTAAAGGGCTTTTGGGCAGTAAAGATGGGGTTGAGTCAAATGCTTATAATCCTGTTATATCTAAGGCAAAAGAGAATATTATTGAAAATGCGTTGAAGGATATAGATCTTTCTGGGCTTGATGGCGCTTCTCTAGTTGCAGATGTATACGAATCTATGAAAGAGGTGTCATCAGGTTTGAGATCTCTAGGAGCAAGAGTTAATGATATAGAAAGAGGTTATGGAAAGAGTGGACACGGATTTGGTGGTCATCTGGTAATGAAAAAAATGGGTAAAGGTGGGGATCTTTTGTTGACGACCACAGATTTAAGTGAGGCGCTTGTTTTAGAACAGGAGTTGGTGAGCAAAGGGATTAGTACTGATTTGATTGAAAAAAATGGGAGTGTTGATATTAGTGTTGCGCCATGGGATGTGGATAAAGCTATAAATGTAGTTAGTAGGTACACAGAGAATAATGGATATTAACCTCCTTGGTAATTATTTTTGGCGGCTTGTTTCTGCCGCCTTTCTTTAGTTGTGTGTTATGACTTTTCCATTGCAAATAGTAGCTTGATAAATATCTTCACGTACGAATCTGGGTTCGGACCAGGTCCAGTATTGACACCTCATTCCATCAGAACGTGTGTACTTTCTTTCATGGTCAGGCTCACCTAACATCATATAGAGTTGGCCTTTGGTCATACCCTCTACGATCTCTCCTCGAATACCTGCTTTCACTCGAGCATTCCTATCTTCGAGCTCAGATCGATATGAGCTAGTGCTTGGAGACTGGCTAGAGGGTTGTTGGCTAGGCTGGCTTGAGGGGCGACGGATAGGCTGGCGAGCAGGAGAGGGATCGGAGCGGACGTGAGCCTGAGCTTCTAAAGAGGTTAGCGTGTCACGAGTAATGAAGACCTCACCATCAGTGCATGGGGTATCCTGGTAAGCTGTTGAGCCGTCCACCTCGCACTTGTAGACCTGGGCGTGAGCGGAAAGGGGCAGAAGTGCCATAGCTAGTAGCAGGGTACGTTTGATCATCCGTGATCATCCAGAAGCTTTATAGACGTAAGCTAATGTAGCACAAGGGCGCACAGTAGGGGCTGTTGCCTGATTTTTGTCTAGGGCAATGTGCCAAAGTGGCTTTAAGTAAGCATGTGGTGATCTGTAATCGATTGAACTTGCGGCTAATATGCTGCTTTGAGCAGGTTCTGGCAAAATTCAAAATCCGCCGCTGGATACAGTGTGTCGGTTCGAGTCCGACCGCCGGCACCACAACATCAAGCACTCACTTCCTCCCTCCGAGTCTTGATGGCCTCAGTCCCCCCCGAATTGATCAATCCAGTGCCTCCCTCGCTCCGGTGATGGCTTTTTGCTACCCGTTCGGCCAGCCATATGCGATGCCTGGCAGTGCCGAGCGTCGTGTGCGGTCCTGTCTCAGGTAGCGTCTTTCGCCTACACCTTTAGTCTATGTCATATCAAGTTGCTTAGTGTGCTAGCCGATATAGGTCCCATCACGCGCTTCGCAAACCACTACGGAAAAGTCATTCATGACAACACAAAAAGCTAGGGTAAGCTGGTGGAATCTACAGACCAAAACCATGACGCTGGTGCTGGTTCCGATATTGCTGGTCACTCTCATCCTGGTGGGGATGAAGTCCTACCAGAGCATTCAGTCTTCCCACGAAAACCTGGCGCATCAGCGCGAGGAGCTGTTGGCAAGCCGCGAGCAGGCAGTGAAAGATGTGGTGCTGGCTGCCAAGAGCGCCATCGCTCCCATCTATGACAAGGCGGGTCCCAACGACGCAGAAGCCAAGGCCCGCGCGGCTGAGGTGCTGCGGTCGATTCGCTTCGATGGCAAGAACTATATCTTTGTCTATCAGTACGATGGCACCAACGTGGTGCTGCCGCATGCGCGCGACAAGGAAGGCACCAACATGATTGGGCTCCAGGATGCCAATGGCAAATACCTGGTGCGAGGCCTGATCGAAACGGCGCAAGAAGGCGGTGGCTTCTATCAGTACTCCTGGCCGCACCCTGAAACGCGAAAGGACGAGGCCAAGTACTCCTACGCCGCGCCACTGGAAAAGTGGGGCTGGATGCTGGGCGCCGGCGTCTATGCGGTGGATGTGGAAGAAGTCATGGCCGAAGCCCAGGCGACCGCCAACGAAAACCTGCGGGATTCAATCATCAGCTCGCTGCTGACGGCGTTGGCGCTGTTTATCGTCGTTGCGGTGGTGGCGGGTTGGTTAGTCAAGCGCACTCTGCAGCCGATTCGTTCCGCCGCCGAGGCGATGAGTAGCATTGCCAGCGGTCAGGGGGACCTGACTCAGCGAATGAACGTCTCGACCCGCGACGAGGTTGGCCAGTTGGCCGACGGCTTCAATGTGTTCGTCTCGCGCATGCAGGACACCCTGCGTGAAGTGCGCATCAGCACCAGCCACGTGCGTGACGCCGCAACCGAAATGGAGCAGGGCAGCCAGGAGCTGGCCACCCGCACCGAGCAGGCGGCCGCCAACCTGCAGCAGACGTCGGCCTCGATGGAAGAGATCACTTCCACCGTGGACCACAGTTCCCAGTCTGCCCAGCAGGCCAATCAGCTGGTGCTCAGCACCGGTGAGGTGGCACGCCGCGGCGAGTCGGCCATGCAGCAAGTCGAGCGCACCATGTCGGACATCCACGACTCGTCCAGCAAGGTCAGCGACATCGTCACCATGATCGACTCGATTGCCTTCCAGACCAATATTTTGGCGCTCAACGCCTCGGTAGAGGCCGCACGCGCCGGTGAACACGGTCGTGGCTTCGCGGTGGTGGCCGAGGAAGTGCGCACCTTGGCGAGTCGCTCCAGTGACGCGTCGAAGGAGATTCGTGCGCTGATCGATACCTCTGCTGAGCACACCAAATCGGGCGCTGAGCTGGTGCGCAATGCGGGTGCCACCATGCAGGAGATCGCCGAAAGCGTGGCCAAGGTGACGGATGTGATCGGTGAGATCTCGGCCGGCGCCAAGGAACAGAGCACCGGTATCGGTCAGGTCAATACGGCCGTCACCGAGATGGACACCATGACCCAGCAGAATGCGGCCATGGTTCAGCAGTCGACCACCACCGCCAGCCAGATGCGCGACCAGGCCGAACAGCTGCAGCGCCTGCTCGGCTCCTTCGTGCTGGGTGACGGCGACGTTGATTCCTCTTACCGCTCTGAGACGCCCTCGCTGCCCTCGGCCTCTGGTGCGTCTTCGCGTGCACCGGCGACGACGCGTGGCAAGTCGTCGGCTCGCAACGAGGAAGAGTGGGAAGCGTTCTGATCGCCAGGCCCGTCATCGTCTAGGTGGCGGGCCAGCCTGAACAGCAAGCGAGCAACTCGCTAAAGCGCAATACATGAAGCCGGCTGATCGAATGATCAGCCGGCTTTTTCTTGTCTGGCTTTTTCTTGTCTGGCTATGTCTTGTTCTGAAGAGCTCTCCAGAACCGCTTTCCCCTTCCTCCTTTAGTCTTGGCTATCTCAAGTCGCTTTCCGAGCAGGCCGATATGGATAGTAATGCCGATATCGATAGTGATTACGCGCTTCGCAAACCACTTCAGGGAAGTATCCATGACGACACAACACTCTCGTCCAAGCCGGTGGAACCTGCAGACCAAGGTGATGACGCTGGTGCTGGTACCGCTGTTGCTGATCACGCTCACCTTGGTGGGCATGAGTACCTATCAACGAATTCAGTCTTCCCATGACAACCTGGCGCAGCAGCGTGAAGAGCTGCTGAAAGGGCGCCAGGAGGCGGTAAAGGATGTGGTGCTGGCGGCCAAGAGCGCCATCGCCCCTATCTATGACAAGGCGGGGCCCAATGACGAGGACGCCAAGGCGCGTGCGGCAGAGATCCTGCGGTCGATTCGCTTCGACGGCGATAACTACATCTTTGTGTTTCGTTACGACGGCACCACCGTTGCCCATATCAATCGCGATCTCGAGGGCAAGAACCTGATTGACCTGCAGGGCCCTGACGGTGGCTACATGATTCGCACACTGATCGAGAACGCCAAGGCCGGCGGTGGCTTTCATGAATATCCATGGCCGCACCCCACGACCAAACAGGAAGAGGACAAATACTCCTATTCGGTAGGGCTGGATAAATGGGGGTGGATGCTGGGCGCCGGTGTCTATGCGGTGGACGTGGAAGAGGCCATGGCCGATGCCCAGGCGACGGCCAACGACAATCTGCGGAATTCGATCATCAGTTCTCTGCTGATGGCGCTGGCGCTGTTTATCGGCGTCGCGCTGGTGGCAGGTTGGGTGGTCAAACGCACGCTGCAGCCGATCCGCTCCGCGGCCCAGACGATGAGCAACATCGCCAGCGGCAAGGGCGATCTGACCCAGCGCCTGAACGTCTCGACTCACGACGAGGTCGGCCAACTGGCCGAGGGCTTTAATCTCTTCGTGTCCCGCATGCAGGACACCCTGCGTGAGGTGCGCAGCACCACCAGCCACGTGCGTGACGCTGCGAGCGACATGGAACAGAGCAGCCAGGAGCTGGCCACCCGCACCGAGCAGGCGGCCGCCAACCTGCAGCAGACCTCGTCGTCGATGGAAGAAATTACCTCCACCGTGGATCACAGCGCTCAGTCTGCCCAGCAGGCCAACCAGCTGGTGCTGGGCACCGGTGAGGTAGCGCGCCGCGGCGAGTCGGCCATGCAGGATGTCGAACGCACTATGGCGGATATCAATGATTCGTCCAGCAAGGTCAGCGACATCGTCACCATGATCGATTCGATCGCCTTCCAGACCAATATCCTGGCACTCAATGCCTCGGTAGAGGCCGCCCGCGCCGGTGAGCACGGTCGTGGCTTCGCTGTGGTAGCCGAAGAAGTGCGGACTCTGGCGCAGCGTTCAAGCGATGCCTCAAAAGAGATTCGCGCGCTGATCGATACCTCTGCCGCGCATACCGAATCGGGTGCCAAGCTGGTGCGCGATGCGGGTACGACCATGCAGGAGATCGCCGCGAGCGTGGCCAAGGTGACGGACGTGATCGGAGAGATCACGGCCGGCGCCAAGGAGCAGAGTTCCGGCATCGGTCAGGTCAACACGGCCGTCACCGAGATGGACACCATGACCCAGCAGAATGCCGCCATGGTCCAGCAGTCGACCACCACGGCGAGCAAGATGCGCGATCAGGCCGAACAGCTGCAGCGCCTGCTCGGCTCCTTCGAGCTGGGCGATGATAACGCCCAGCCGCTCCCCCGCGGGGAGGAAAAGGCCCCTTCGCTGCCCTCGGCGTCCGGCGCATCCTCGCATGCATCGGCTACGACTCGTCCCAAGTCGGCGGTTCGCAACGAGGAGGAGTGGGAGGCCTTCTAAGGACGGAAAGCTTCTGATCGCCAGGCCCGCCATCGTCTCGGTGGCGGGCCAGCTTTGCGCTGCAAGCGAGAAGAAAGACAGACCGGGGGAAAGGAGGGGGTGATGGATATTCCCGTCCCGCTACTGCCTCATGTGCGGCTTTTCTGGGACAGCGTTGGTATCGAGTGACGTTTTAGCCTGATGGGCCTGGCGTCTTTGTATACCCTTGTAGACCTTCTGGGGGTACATGAGGACAGCAGGTCATGAGGTCATTCGATGTTCTGACAACAACGGAGTGGAGGGATCGTGGGGATATGCTACCTGCTATCCACCATCTCAAGCGCTGCGTCAGCCTGGCACTGTTGTTGCTCATGGGCACC
Above is a window of Halomonas sp. I5-271120 DNA encoding:
- the queA gene encoding tRNA preQ1(34) S-adenosylmethionine ribosyltransferase-isomerase QueA → MQRADFHYELPDELIARYPSERRSDCRLLCVDGASEALDHRRFPDLLEILEPGDLLVFNDTRVIPARLHGQKASGGRVEMLLERPLDAHRGLAHIRASKSPKPGTELIFEGDVRAVVEGRQDALFELRFLGETPLIALLEAHGHMPLPPYITREDELADRERYQTVYARRDGAVAAPTAGLHFDEPMMAALAEKGIESAFVTLHVGAGTFQPVRADDIRDHHMHSEWIEVDEAACAKVREAKARGNRVVAVGTTGVRCLESACMKSPGDNKEAGEIAPYSGETDIFIYPGYEWRCVDALVTNFHLPESTLMMLVASFAGFEPVMNAYRAAVEERYAFFSYGDAMFLTRADAT
- a CDS encoding methyl-accepting chemotaxis protein, encoding MTTQKARVSWWNLQTKTMTLVLVPILLVTLILVGMKSYQSIQSSHENLAHQREELLASREQAVKDVVLAAKSAIAPIYDKAGPNDAEAKARAAEVLRSIRFDGKNYIFVYQYDGTNVVLPHARDKEGTNMIGLQDANGKYLVRGLIETAQEGGGFYQYSWPHPETRKDEAKYSYAAPLEKWGWMLGAGVYAVDVEEVMAEAQATANENLRDSIISSLLTALALFIVVAVVAGWLVKRTLQPIRSAAEAMSSIASGQGDLTQRMNVSTRDEVGQLADGFNVFVSRMQDTLREVRISTSHVRDAATEMEQGSQELATRTEQAAANLQQTSASMEEITSTVDHSSQSAQQANQLVLSTGEVARRGESAMQQVERTMSDIHDSSSKVSDIVTMIDSIAFQTNILALNASVEAARAGEHGRGFAVVAEEVRTLASRSSDASKEIRALIDTSAEHTKSGAELVRNAGATMQEIAESVAKVTDVIGEISAGAKEQSTGIGQVNTAVTEMDTMTQQNAAMVQQSTTTASQMRDQAEQLQRLLGSFVLGDGDVDSSYRSETPSLPSASGASSRAPATTRGKSSARNEEEWEAF
- a CDS encoding methyl-accepting chemotaxis protein; this encodes MTTQHSRPSRWNLQTKVMTLVLVPLLLITLTLVGMSTYQRIQSSHDNLAQQREELLKGRQEAVKDVVLAAKSAIAPIYDKAGPNDEDAKARAAEILRSIRFDGDNYIFVFRYDGTTVAHINRDLEGKNLIDLQGPDGGYMIRTLIENAKAGGGFHEYPWPHPTTKQEEDKYSYSVGLDKWGWMLGAGVYAVDVEEAMADAQATANDNLRNSIISSLLMALALFIGVALVAGWVVKRTLQPIRSAAQTMSNIASGKGDLTQRLNVSTHDEVGQLAEGFNLFVSRMQDTLREVRSTTSHVRDAASDMEQSSQELATRTEQAAANLQQTSSSMEEITSTVDHSAQSAQQANQLVLGTGEVARRGESAMQDVERTMADINDSSSKVSDIVTMIDSIAFQTNILALNASVEAARAGEHGRGFAVVAEEVRTLAQRSSDASKEIRALIDTSAAHTESGAKLVRDAGTTMQEIAASVAKVTDVIGEITAGAKEQSSGIGQVNTAVTEMDTMTQQNAAMVQQSTTTASKMRDQAEQLQRLLGSFELGDDNAQPLPRGEEKAPSLPSASGASSHASATTRPKSAVRNEEEWEAF